The following nucleotide sequence is from Thermogemmatispora onikobensis.
GGTCATGATCTTGAGGTTGTCAAGAATACCCTGGCGGCTGTCCTCCGGACTGGGAATGACGTAGCAGTTGTAAAAGGTCACCTGATGGCCGGAGCCAGCTCCCGCCAGAATGCGCCCACCAGGCACAAATTTAAAGTCACTCATCGCCTCATAGAAGCGCTTCTCCCAGTAGGCGCGCAGCTCCTCCGTCTTCTCTACCGCGGCAATTCCCCCCGCTACACGCGCCCACAGCTCTTCAGGATAGTGCTCCAGCGGCTGGCCGTTGGCATCCTTGAGCGAATAGCGATCAAGAAAGACTTTGAGGCGAATGCCTTCTA
It contains:
- a CDS encoding ribonucleotide reductase N-terminal alpha domain-containing protein, which translates into the protein MLEQQESKTPKAPGDTPKRTQLEGIRLKVFLDRYSLKDANGQPLEHYPEELWARVAGGIAAVEKTEELRAYWEKRFYEAMSDFKFVPGGRILAGAGSGHQVTFYNCYVIPSPEDSRQGILDNLKIMT